From one Caldithrix abyssi DSM 13497 genomic stretch:
- a CDS encoding class I fructose-bisphosphate aldolase produces the protein MALTIEKIRSLLGDEADNLLNHECKTIPKEKLHLPGPDFVDRIFVPSDRNSNVLRNLSWMFNTGRLAGTGYLSILPVDQGIEHSAGASFAPNPDYFDPENIVRLAIEGGCNAVASTLGVLGAVSRKYAHKIPFIVKINHNELLTYPNKYDQILFANVEQAWNMGAAAVGATVYFGSPESNRQIQEISEAFKYAHELGMATILWAYLRNPAFKHEGKDYHLAADTTGQANHLGVTMEADIIKQKQPELNGGFTALKFGKTHPDMYSKLTSDHPIDLTRYQVVNCYMGRIGLINSGGASVGAGDLAQAVRTAVINKRAGGMGLISGRKAFQRPMKEGIELLNAIQDVFLNKEVTIA, from the coding sequence ATGGCCTTAACCATCGAAAAAATCAGATCGTTGTTAGGCGACGAAGCTGACAACCTTTTAAATCATGAATGCAAAACAATCCCCAAAGAAAAACTTCATTTGCCCGGCCCGGATTTTGTCGACCGCATCTTTGTGCCGAGCGATCGCAACAGCAATGTGCTTAGAAATCTTAGCTGGATGTTCAACACGGGCCGCCTGGCCGGCACGGGCTATCTTTCTATTCTGCCAGTTGATCAGGGCATTGAACATTCCGCAGGCGCATCCTTTGCGCCAAACCCCGATTATTTTGATCCGGAAAACATTGTACGCCTGGCCATAGAAGGCGGTTGTAATGCGGTGGCTTCCACCCTGGGCGTACTGGGCGCCGTCTCCCGCAAATATGCGCACAAAATCCCGTTTATTGTAAAAATCAATCATAACGAACTATTGACCTATCCTAACAAATACGACCAGATTCTTTTTGCCAATGTGGAGCAGGCCTGGAACATGGGCGCGGCAGCCGTGGGCGCAACTGTCTATTTTGGCTCGCCCGAATCCAATCGCCAGATTCAGGAAATCAGCGAGGCTTTTAAGTACGCGCATGAACTGGGCATGGCTACCATTTTGTGGGCTTACCTGCGCAATCCGGCCTTTAAACATGAAGGAAAGGACTACCACCTGGCAGCCGATACCACCGGCCAGGCCAACCACCTTGGCGTGACCATGGAAGCCGATATTATTAAACAAAAACAACCCGAATTGAACGGCGGATTCACTGCCCTTAAATTCGGTAAAACGCATCCCGATATGTACTCCAAACTGACCAGCGATCATCCCATTGATTTGACTCGGTATCAGGTTGTTAACTGCTACATGGGACGCATTGGCTTAATTAATTCCGGCGGCGCATCGGTAGGAGCCGGCGACCTGGCTCAGGCGGTGCGCACGGCCGTCATCAATAAACGGGCTGGCGGCATGGGCCTGATCAGCGGCCGAAAAGCGTTTCAACGTCCCATGAAAGAAGGGATTGAACTGTTAAACGCCATTCAGGATGTCTTTTTGAATAAAGAGGTAACCATTGCCTGA
- a CDS encoding KamA family radical SAM protein has product MFFSMSKFLKSEYAHRLSSTELDELQLLTKVFPFKVSAYVLDELIDWSNRHTDPIYRLVFPQKEMLIPEHWEMLKKAKTFTEEKMAIKTIREQLNPHPDGQMHNIPRIGDRILGGLQHKYRETVLVFPAEGQTCHAYCTYCFRWAQFVNVGEHKFKTKEQRDLHDYLALHKEVTDVLFTGGDPMWMSNESLFKYFDVLLDSELNHVQSIRIGTKALAYHPQRFLGEEGDELLRYLEKMIDRGKNIALMAHFTHWKELQTEKVKKAVRRLLKIGVQIRTQSPVINGINDSAEVWRDMWKQQVQMGMIPYYMFIERETGAQHYFSVSLARAYQIFTDAYAQVSGLAKTVRGPSMSAWPGKVLIDGIVGQGEIQRFVLKFIQSRNPQLINKPFYAKYDEQATWLDDLEIDPALQEAIEEMKEEFEENSDSMTGVA; this is encoded by the coding sequence ATGTTCTTTTCGATGTCGAAATTCTTAAAGAGTGAATACGCCCATCGTCTTTCCTCCACGGAATTGGATGAATTGCAGTTGCTGACCAAGGTCTTCCCGTTTAAAGTCAGTGCTTATGTTTTAGATGAGTTAATCGATTGGTCCAACAGGCATACGGATCCTATCTACCGTTTAGTCTTCCCCCAGAAAGAAATGCTGATACCTGAACACTGGGAAATGTTGAAGAAGGCTAAAACATTCACGGAGGAAAAAATGGCGATTAAAACCATCCGGGAGCAATTGAATCCTCATCCGGATGGTCAGATGCATAATATCCCCCGTATTGGCGATCGGATTTTAGGAGGATTACAGCACAAATATCGTGAAACCGTTCTGGTGTTTCCGGCGGAGGGGCAAACCTGTCACGCCTATTGTACGTACTGTTTCCGGTGGGCTCAATTTGTCAATGTCGGTGAACATAAGTTTAAGACCAAAGAGCAGCGAGATCTGCATGATTATTTAGCTTTACACAAAGAGGTTACAGACGTGCTTTTTACGGGCGGCGATCCCATGTGGATGTCAAACGAATCTCTGTTCAAGTATTTTGATGTTTTGTTGGACTCGGAATTAAACCACGTACAAAGCATTCGTATTGGCACTAAAGCTCTGGCCTATCATCCCCAACGATTTTTAGGTGAAGAAGGCGATGAGTTGTTGCGCTACCTGGAAAAGATGATTGATCGCGGTAAGAATATCGCCTTAATGGCTCATTTTACGCACTGGAAAGAATTACAAACAGAAAAAGTTAAAAAAGCCGTGCGTCGGCTCTTAAAGATCGGCGTTCAAATTCGTACACAATCGCCTGTAATCAATGGTATTAACGATTCGGCCGAAGTGTGGCGCGATATGTGGAAACAGCAGGTTCAGATGGGAATGATTCCCTATTACATGTTCATCGAAAGAGAAACGGGGGCTCAGCACTATTTTTCCGTTTCGCTGGCCAGAGCCTACCAAATTTTTACCGATGCCTATGCCCAGGTTTCCGGCCTGGCCAAAACCGTGCGCGGGCCGTCCATGTCCGCCTGGCCGGGGAAAGTTCTTATTGATGGAATTGTAGGGCAGGGCGAAATACAGCGCTTTGTGCTCAAATTTATTCAGAGCCGCAATCCCCAGCTTATCAATAAACCCTTTTATGCCAAATATGATGAACAGGCGACCTGGCTGGATGATCTGGAAATTGACCCGGCACTACAGGAAGCCATTGAAGAAATGAAAGAGGAGTTTGAAGAAAACAGTGATTCCATGACCGGCGTCGCATAA
- a CDS encoding ArsR/SmtB family transcription factor produces MPRGMKMGGRMMGPMTDPRSRFFMALASDQRLRILDLLKNGEKNSQEIINELLLDPSVVSRHMMMLRNVGLVEAHKQGVTMYFKIADARIFELIETATDITRDWLNKFRDFF; encoded by the coding sequence ATGCCACGAGGAATGAAGATGGGCGGCAGAATGATGGGGCCCATGACCGATCCGCGTTCCCGTTTTTTTATGGCGCTGGCCAGCGATCAGCGCTTGCGCATTTTAGACCTCTTAAAAAACGGAGAGAAAAATTCACAGGAAATTATTAATGAACTGTTGTTAGATCCATCGGTAGTTTCGCGTCACATGATGATGCTGCGCAATGTAGGCCTGGTAGAGGCTCATAAACAGGGCGTAACCATGTACTTTAAGATTGCCGACGCGCGTATTTTTGAACTTATTGAAACGGCGACCGATATCACCAGAGATTGGCTAAACAAATTTCGAGACTTTTTTTAA
- a CDS encoding NifB/NifX family molybdenum-iron cluster-binding protein gives MKVAIVTNDGQFVSQHFGRSKYYKVYTIEDNQIINVEMRERGGCHHSESEKHSPHEPHELKRHHGYGPEAKAKHVTMIKKIADCDVLIAGGMGMGAYENFKAAGLQVILTDIVSTEEVITAFNEGKLEDLFDERTH, from the coding sequence ATGAAAGTTGCAATAGTAACCAACGACGGACAGTTTGTCAGTCAGCACTTCGGAAGATCGAAATATTACAAAGTTTACACCATTGAAGATAACCAAATTATCAATGTTGAAATGCGCGAACGCGGGGGCTGCCACCATTCCGAAAGCGAAAAACACTCGCCGCATGAACCTCATGAACTCAAGCGACATCATGGGTACGGGCCGGAAGCAAAAGCCAAACATGTGACGATGATAAAAAAAATTGCCGATTGTGATGTTTTAATCGCCGGCGGCATGGGAATGGGCGCCTATGAAAACTTTAAAGCCGCAGGCCTGCAAGTCATTTTAACCGATATTGTTTCTACTGAAGAGGTCATTACGGCGTTTAATGAAGGAAAACTCGAAGACCTTTTTGATGAACGTACGCATTAA
- a CDS encoding permease, with protein MERLFQIKAWWNDEWQKFLYLLIAFSFFYFMPLESDKVIEALTAGLTLLHDYARRHVLTCLVPAFFIAGAIAVFVKKDSILQLLGPGAKKYIAYPIASISGGILAVCSCTILPLFAGIYKRGAGIGPAVAFLFTGPAINVTAIFLTGNAIGWDFALARLIASIIIAIIVGLIMGLIFNEHDERSAQNFLVGMDEEKPYSNWTIFFFLFMQFGVLIVPGLPVPTLTKWIAAGLFLGALLWLVIFKLRREDNAAWIVETWDLTKKILPYLFVGIFAAGMIDVLVPDEWIQLAVGQNTLAGNAVASVSGALMYFATLTEIPIIETLMKMGMARGPALTLFLTGNSLSIPSMIVLFQLMGKKQALTYMGLICAFSIVAGTIFGSL; from the coding sequence ATGGAACGGTTATTCCAGATTAAAGCGTGGTGGAATGATGAGTGGCAAAAATTCCTTTATCTTTTAATAGCCTTCAGTTTTTTTTATTTTATGCCTCTGGAAAGCGATAAGGTTATTGAAGCGCTTACGGCCGGTCTTACTCTACTACACGACTACGCCAGACGTCATGTGCTCACCTGCCTGGTTCCTGCCTTTTTTATTGCCGGGGCGATTGCCGTTTTTGTTAAAAAGGACAGTATTCTTCAATTATTAGGTCCAGGGGCTAAAAAATACATTGCCTATCCCATTGCCTCTATTTCCGGCGGCATTCTGGCTGTTTGCTCCTGCACCATTTTACCGCTTTTTGCGGGCATTTACAAACGCGGCGCCGGCATCGGGCCGGCCGTGGCCTTTTTGTTCACAGGACCGGCCATCAATGTAACGGCTATTTTCTTGACCGGCAATGCCATTGGCTGGGATTTTGCCCTGGCACGCTTAATCGCCTCGATTATTATCGCCATTATAGTAGGCCTGATAATGGGTCTGATTTTTAATGAACACGACGAGCGCAGCGCTCAAAATTTTTTAGTGGGTATGGATGAAGAAAAGCCATACAGCAACTGGACGATTTTCTTTTTTCTTTTTATGCAGTTTGGCGTATTGATTGTACCGGGCCTGCCCGTTCCCACGCTAACAAAATGGATCGCTGCTGGCCTCTTTTTAGGAGCGCTTTTATGGCTTGTTATCTTTAAGCTTCGCAGAGAAGACAATGCGGCATGGATAGTCGAAACCTGGGATTTGACCAAAAAGATTTTGCCCTACCTGTTCGTCGGGATATTTGCCGCAGGGATGATTGATGTGCTGGTTCCTGACGAATGGATTCAACTGGCCGTCGGACAGAACACGCTGGCCGGTAATGCAGTGGCTTCTGTTTCCGGCGCTTTAATGTACTTTGCCACATTAACCGAAATTCCGATCATTGAAACGTTGATGAAAATGGGCATGGCTCGCGGACCGGCCTTAACTTTGTTTTTAACCGGTAATTCCCTGAGCATTCCGAGCATGATTGTTCTTTTTCAGTTAATGGGTAAAAAACAGGCGTTAACCTACATGGGATTGATCTGCGCTTTTTCCATTGTGGCAGGGACGATTTTTGGAAGTCTTTAA
- a CDS encoding DUF2202 domain-containing protein has protein sequence MPSDSLSQSELNGLIFMREEEKLARDVYIVLLQTWGQRIFNNISRSEQTHMDAIKILLKKYKVSDPVTTDSVGVFTNQTLQKLFNELTARGKTSLAEALKVGALIEEIDILDLQKELQAIKGNDDLRYVYENLKRGSENHLRAFVRNLQRLGIQYSPVKLSNEEFTAIVTSNF, from the coding sequence ATGCCCTCTGATTCTTTAAGCCAATCTGAGTTAAACGGACTTATTTTTATGCGTGAAGAAGAAAAACTGGCAAGAGATGTTTACATTGTTCTGTTACAGACCTGGGGACAACGCATTTTCAATAATATTTCACGCAGCGAACAAACACACATGGACGCCATCAAAATTCTCTTAAAAAAATATAAAGTCAGCGATCCGGTTACAACCGACTCAGTCGGCGTTTTTACTAATCAAACGTTGCAAAAACTTTTTAATGAGTTAACGGCCCGCGGTAAAACATCACTGGCAGAAGCATTAAAAGTGGGCGCTTTAATCGAAGAAATTGATATTCTTGATTTGCAAAAAGAACTGCAGGCAATCAAAGGAAACGATGATCTTCGCTATGTTTATGAAAATCTGAAACGCGGTTCAGAAAATCATTTACGCGCCTTTGTCAGAAATTTACAGCGTCTGGGGATTCAGTACTCCCCTGTGAAATTAAGTAATGAGGAATTCACTGCCATTGTTACATCTAATTTTTAA
- a CDS encoding DUF4405 domain-containing protein, with protein sequence MAAYRRGKFSWRAFVSLYITWSALILLVSGVILYIAPAGRIAKWTHISLLGLEKEEWQAIHTIFSFLFVIAAGFHLFYNWKPFISYLKDKFKQAFALRKELYATTILTIAIFVLTLWNVPPFSTIMDIGEYFTESWESKQNEPPIPHAEELTIEELAKTVQLPLQQIIQNLKEQNIEAAPEMIVKDVAEKYDLTPSELFKKMKVEPVQNQQSGASLSGKGYGRMTLADICKDLNIPLEVALERLERFHIKADGQMMLRDLANEYDKKPIDLLNIIQKGQLE encoded by the coding sequence ATGGCAGCTTATCGCCGAGGAAAATTTAGCTGGAGAGCTTTCGTTAGTTTGTACATTACCTGGTCGGCGCTCATTTTGCTCGTTTCGGGCGTAATTTTGTACATCGCTCCGGCTGGCAGAATAGCCAAATGGACGCACATCTCTTTGTTGGGACTGGAAAAAGAAGAATGGCAGGCCATTCATACCATTTTTTCTTTTCTGTTCGTTATTGCCGCCGGTTTCCATCTATTCTACAATTGGAAGCCCTTTATTTCTTATCTGAAAGATAAGTTTAAACAGGCTTTTGCTTTGCGTAAAGAATTGTACGCCACAACGATTTTAACCATCGCCATTTTTGTGCTAACACTGTGGAACGTCCCCCCCTTTAGCACCATTATGGATATTGGTGAATATTTTACAGAATCCTGGGAGAGTAAGCAAAACGAACCGCCCATTCCCCACGCCGAAGAATTAACCATCGAAGAACTGGCAAAAACCGTTCAATTACCCTTGCAGCAAATTATTCAAAATTTAAAAGAACAGAACATTGAAGCGGCACCTGAAATGATCGTCAAAGACGTGGCGGAAAAATATGACCTAACGCCCAGCGAATTATTTAAAAAAATGAAGGTTGAACCCGTCCAGAACCAGCAAAGCGGCGCTTCTCTTTCTGGCAAGGGATACGGACGAATGACACTCGCTGATATTTGTAAAGATTTAAACATTCCGCTCGAAGTGGCGCTGGAACGACTTGAACGGTTCCACATCAAGGCAGACGGGCAGATGATGCTGCGCGACCTGGCCAATGAATACGACAAAAAACCCATTGATTTGTTGAACATCATTCAAAAAGGACAATTGGAATAA
- a CDS encoding arsenate reductase ArsC — MKRILILCTGNSCRSQMAEGFLKSFDSSLIVYSAGTNPSAHVHPKAIQVMKEAGIDISDGYPKDVDQFINESFDYVITVCDHAKETCPIFNGSVKKRLHIGFEDPAEATGSEEEVLTVFRRVRDEIKDAFYQFYRKEIKKGI; from the coding sequence ATGAAACGGATTTTGATCCTCTGCACGGGCAACTCCTGCCGCAGTCAAATGGCAGAAGGTTTCTTAAAATCTTTTGATTCCTCGCTCATTGTTTATTCAGCCGGCACCAACCCTTCTGCCCACGTGCATCCGAAGGCGATTCAGGTGATGAAAGAAGCGGGCATCGACATCTCAGATGGTTATCCCAAAGATGTGGATCAATTCATAAATGAATCTTTTGATTATGTCATCACGGTTTGTGATCACGCGAAAGAGACCTGTCCTATTTTCAATGGTTCGGTAAAAAAGCGTTTACACATCGGTTTTGAAGACCCGGCCGAGGCGACCGGCAGTGAAGAAGAAGTTTTGACCGTGTTTCGGCGCGTACGCGATGAGATCAAAGATGCCTTTTACCAGTTTTACCGGAAAGAGATTAAAAAAGGAATTTAA
- a CDS encoding MTH895/ArsE family thioredoxin-like protein, with protein sequence MEKIQVYGTGCASCEKLFNLARQAVQELGVDIEVEKIEDLNAMALAGVMRTPGLAFDGRVVLQGKLPTLSTLKNWIQQEHRC encoded by the coding sequence ATGGAAAAAATTCAGGTTTATGGAACAGGTTGCGCCTCCTGCGAAAAACTTTTTAATCTGGCCCGACAGGCTGTTCAAGAGTTAGGCGTAGATATTGAAGTTGAAAAAATAGAAGATTTAAATGCCATGGCCCTGGCCGGAGTTATGCGTACACCGGGTCTGGCTTTTGACGGCAGGGTTGTTTTGCAGGGCAAACTGCCCACTCTTTCCACCTTAAAAAATTGGATTCAACAAGAGCATCGTTGTTGA
- a CDS encoding IS1182 family transposase has protein sequence MSFITYNRSQMNLFGYSVEDFARDDPKSRFVVELVSRLDLSALYSRYSSQGGDSYAPDMMLALWFYAYSNGITSTRKLEELCKYDTRYIYITGNQHPDHSTLSRFRKAHLDLLDQYFVEILLIAQAEGISSFNQIAIDGTKIKAHSSKRHGYTEDQLDKRIEKLRAEIKQYMQRCNFVEQGATDELDLETLRAEKERLERLEKEILERKAQLKERKKQLKSEHRSRHQINVKEPDARMMPSVDGPGYNAQLGVDMSSHLIVAHEVVSQPNDQGQFIPIQEQVEKNLGSDDKRSYTADSGYHNSTDLKELEEKQIDAVIADPQLSNRSIKETPTSKEELQKEERKLKRSDFVYHEQGDYYECPAGKKLFPVERNSERIVYRSNDCQDCPLINLCISSKKKVKQIHRSVNESYCERMAKKLQTSAAQERLKKRSVTVEPVFGNLKHNLGYRGFSLSGLNNVRSEFTLMCIGHNINVLFKNMLGKRLAAFITASQEKDDLLILFSKNILAFLILYFAQRLRMRKNYQYRRI, from the coding sequence ATGAGTTTTATTACTTATAATCGCTCACAAATGAATCTCTTTGGCTATAGTGTGGAAGATTTTGCCAGAGACGATCCAAAGAGTCGATTTGTAGTGGAGTTGGTTTCGCGCCTTGATTTAAGTGCACTTTATTCCCGTTATAGTTCGCAAGGCGGTGATTCTTATGCCCCAGACATGATGCTTGCCTTATGGTTTTATGCTTATAGTAACGGCATTACCAGCACCCGTAAGCTGGAGGAATTGTGTAAATATGATACGCGCTACATTTATATCACTGGGAATCAGCATCCGGATCATAGTACATTAAGTCGTTTTCGCAAGGCACATTTGGATTTATTAGACCAATATTTTGTAGAGATACTTTTAATTGCCCAGGCCGAAGGCATAAGTAGTTTCAACCAGATAGCCATAGATGGCACGAAAATCAAAGCGCACAGCAGTAAGCGTCATGGCTACACTGAGGATCAATTAGACAAACGTATAGAGAAGTTAAGAGCAGAGATCAAGCAATACATGCAGCGCTGTAATTTTGTAGAACAGGGGGCCACGGATGAATTAGATTTAGAAACTCTTCGAGCGGAGAAAGAACGGCTTGAGCGCTTAGAGAAAGAGATATTAGAACGTAAAGCCCAATTGAAAGAGCGTAAGAAACAGCTCAAATCAGAACACCGTTCAAGACATCAAATAAATGTAAAAGAGCCGGATGCCCGCATGATGCCTTCGGTGGATGGACCGGGCTATAACGCACAATTAGGCGTAGATATGTCCAGTCATTTAATAGTAGCTCATGAAGTCGTAAGCCAGCCCAACGACCAGGGTCAATTCATACCGATCCAAGAACAAGTAGAGAAGAATCTTGGTTCAGATGATAAGCGATCTTACACGGCCGATTCCGGTTATCACAATAGCACAGACCTAAAAGAATTGGAAGAAAAGCAGATTGATGCCGTAATAGCCGATCCCCAGTTATCCAATCGTTCGATAAAGGAGACACCGACCTCCAAGGAAGAATTGCAAAAAGAAGAAAGAAAACTAAAACGAAGTGATTTTGTGTATCATGAACAGGGAGATTACTATGAATGTCCGGCGGGTAAGAAGCTTTTTCCAGTTGAGAGGAATAGCGAACGGATCGTATATCGTTCCAATGATTGTCAGGACTGTCCCTTAATTAATTTATGCATTTCCAGTAAAAAGAAAGTTAAGCAAATCCATCGTTCAGTTAATGAGAGTTATTGCGAACGTATGGCGAAAAAGTTACAAACTTCAGCGGCGCAGGAACGACTAAAGAAGCGTTCGGTGACAGTTGAACCTGTTTTTGGTAACTTGAAGCATAATTTAGGCTATCGTGGATTTTCCTTATCTGGTCTTAATAATGTTCGTAGTGAATTTACGTTAATGTGTATTGGGCATAATATTAATGTTCTATTTAAAAATATGTTAGGGAAACGTTTAGCAGCGTTTATAACAGCATCACAAGAAAAAGATGATCTATTAATTTTATTTTCAAAGAATATTTTGGCGTTTTTAATTCTATATTTTGCCCAACGCTTAAGAATGAGAAAAAATTATCAATATCGGAGAATATAA